The window ACCATAGACGCAGCCTACGAAGAAATAGAGAAGCTTCTAATGCCAGAAGGAATCGAGTCATTATATGatcaaaaataatgtaaaatctTTTAGATATTAATATTGAATACAGTGAACAAAAGTTACTTCAATTTTACAGTGAAAAATAGATTATCCTTAAAATAAAgggggtaatttttttttagtattttttttaaagaatattagccatgttaaatgactaatattcccctttccttttttttaagacaaattatgttatttgcctttaaaaaaatctgacgATTTCACTTTACTTATTCAgactttaatattttactatcttttatatatttagatgagaaTACAGTTTTTTGAACTCGTATTTAGTTTACTCCTAGAATAATCCCAATAAATAATCTCATTTAAAATTACGTAAaatgggtatttgcctacttttgattttgatatatattattactttattataaacaaggataaaaataatgacgtacactgaaaaaaatattaaaatccaacaaagatttacaaagttaccggcattttaattttggagtgggagggtcttctatccctttctcgcaaaacgaaaatttgtatgaaaccgcacgaagctactatggcattaatAGGTGTGAAATTAGTAGGTGTcaagtaggtgtgacgtcaaactgctgtatcgctatctctgtctaatcagaaatatttaaatgcttataacttttttgttatttgatcgatttaattagtttttttagtttacgtcattatttttattctagtttataataaagtaataaaaaattggagtcaaatacccaattgctgtgtaactaacaataaatacttatcaTACGATAAAAGATAACAGGCTATTTTATAAAACCACAACACATAAAGATAGCAACTTAGTTGTTAATTGTTatttgcaaaacaaaaatatagaaaCGAAAGTAAATAATGGCAAAAGAAGGAAAAACTGAAGGTAAAAACGTTTTGATTACTGGAGGCGCCTCTGGACTAGGGGCAGCGTATGCTGAAGCATTCCTAAAATACGGAGCTGAGGTAAGGTAATAAATAGACAAGCTTATaaccgcgacttcacccgcgtggactacacaaatttctaacccctattttacctccttagagcgatcacgcactcatccgatccgaatcagtaaaatacggatataaaaaaaaatctacgtcatatgtcataagctaccatacaaatagttcaaTGACAACTTCGGAAAGTACTTTCACGgatttggatcggatgagtgcgtaaccgccgttaggggttgaattttcaataaaacctttcttagcgtaggtatgtctacgtcataatagctatctgcatgccaatacCTACAGGGAAataccttgggaccctaacgtccatcagtttttcgaactactTACGTAACAACGTCTAGTTACTATACTGTTTTTCGCCAACtctttattttaactttataacttacgtattaatatatatttttagaatatAGCCATACTAGATGTTTCAGAAGTGGGTAAATTGTATGCAGACAAACTAAATGAaacctataaaaataaagtgaTCTTTGTCAAATGTGATGTAAGCAAAGAAGAAGAAATCCAAAACAGCTTTCAAGAAGTGCTAGCTGCATTCAAAAGGATAGACGTTATTATTAACAACGCAGGTATCATGAATGATTCTATAGATGCATGGAGGACAGCTTCTGATGTCAATTGGGTACGTGAACTttaaatatgtaaactactaAACCTTTACTGTACGTCCGTACGTCTGtttatcagcgggctgtaactCGTAacccgtaataggtagagattaGAAATTTTCGCCATATGTGTATTTCTAATGCTgctcagaggcggattaaatgtcgagagggCCCGAGGCAAgtacctcataggcgcccctctagcaggcatattaaattttttactaacttcgaaagaacgaggaatcatctcattgcatagctggtagttttgaatagaatagaagcgCAAACTCCCGCTAATCCAACTCTATATGATCGCGCGCGCctcttcgtaacctcgcgcctcTAGGCACTTGCCTattttgccttagggataatccgccactGATGCTGCTATAACAtcagatattaaaaaaatcaaaatggccgccataaaataaaataaaaattgttgttGCTTGTACCTACGATGATAaggattacggaacccttcgtgtgcgagtctgacttgcactaaGCCGATTTATTTTTTCTAGTCAACAGTACCTTCAAATTATCTTTGTTGATTTTGAGAGGATACCCCCTGCTCAGTAcggagccggcgataggttgagataatgatgatgatgatgaaacaaagACTATTccataattaacaaaaaacatatAACCATACAAATACAAAATGACATATTATTCTCCaacatatacctactcgtacaggTCGTACCTACACAATAAGTCTAATGCTCCAAGATAACATTGAAAACGTTACTATTTGAATAAACAAAACCTTATCATGGCCATCGGCGAAGAGTCATATAAGGGGACCTGATAAATTTAAAGATATCGATGGATTAATTCCCACAAATAttgatacaaaaatataactatactagatgatgcccgcgacttcgtccgcgtggatttcggtttttaaaaatcccgtgggaactctttgattttccgggataaaaagtggcctattatccttccccgggatgcaagctatcgctgtaccaagtttcgtcaaaatcggttaaacgggctgtgaaaggctagcagacagacagacagacagacacactttcgcatttataatattagtatggattatataataaactagacGACGCCCGCGACTGCATCTGCGCGGATTTAAGTTtcttgaaaatcccgcgggaactctttgatttttcgggatgaaaagtagtttCTAGTAGGGTTTTTAAGACGTGCCTACATAATTTTACCAAGTTTGATTGGTTGATATTCAAATGAAAACGTTACGTTTGTCTAGAGAGCGCTGGGCTGCGTGCTCGAGAAACTTCTCTAAAGTTAAATACTCTGTGGTTTCAGCAAGGTGTGGTCTCATTCACGAGGAAAGGTATAGGACATATGCGCAAAGATGAGGACAAATTAGGCGGCACCATTATCAACATATCGTCTGTTGCTGCGGTCGTTAGGATGCAGCACCTACCGGTGTACAGTGGTTCTAAAGCTGCTGTACTACACTTCAGCAGATGCATTTCGGTAAGCAAGCATCAGAGCGGTTATGCACTCATCAGATCCCAGTCcttgaaaatacggatataaatcctcggaccgaactcggatattgcttacgcactaatccgatctctgatccaaatccaagttATTCAGGATATATCTACGTCGtacgtccgatttgaatccgaggcacatccacACATTGTCACGGTTGACGAAGAGATAttggatgacggaagtcggatgtagtgcgtaagctacAATAGAAATGGTTCTCGTGGCTTTAGTtctaagtacgtattaattatcacctaTATCAtaccatcttacaaataaaaatttatgacaatcaggaagcgtaaaattttaccaattctgaataaatgatttgagtttgagtttgttcTATGACTACTGCGGATCGTATTTTTACgtactcggatcggatgagtgcgtaacctcCCTTACGCCACCGGGCTTACGTTATCCGAGATATTGTTATCCAAGTGTGTTTTTTggcttccgtacctcgaaaggaaaaaaggaacccttctagtatcactttgctgtctgtctgcccgtctgtccacctgtccatctgtccgtcgtgtctggcAATAAAacgtatagggtactttccgttgacctagaatcatgaaatttggcaagtaggcactaggcaggtcttatagcacaagtaaaggaaaaagtgtgttcacgaaaaaatgtATTTACTTGTCATTAACATGCAGtgttctatattattataatagcgttatatcttgtacgatggtacggaacactttatgcgcgagtccgactcacattgaccggttttttaactgGCACAGTATGGGGTATTTAAGACAGTTTATTTTGATATGTTTTTTTCCTATTTTGCAGTCTCCTACATTCTACGACAGCACTGGAGTTCGAATACTGACGATAAGTTTTGGACCAACAGCCACAGCGCTTATGAGTAACCTTGCATCTAGGTTTTTTGATCAAAAATTCGCTAATCTGTTTTTTACTAGAAATCCTAATCCTCCTTTTCAAAGGTAAATAAATCACTACTCataaaataccaatattataaatgcgaaagtttgtatgtgtgtgcgtctttcacacaaaaactaccggacggatttggctgataATGTAGATACCTTATACCTTGGCTTAACACATGGGCTAGGCATTGTTTaccccggcaaatcaaagagttccgagtcacgccgacaaagtcgcgggtatcatctagtataattacaaaagtgttcgtttgttggtttgtccttcaatcacgtcgcaacggagcaaatcggcatgattttttacatggatataattaaagacGGAGAGTGAAATAGACTACTTTATATCCTGCCTAGATAATAAATGAAAAGTacgtctataatttttttttaaataaatacggaacccttaaagtaAAAATTATATTCATTTTCAGGATTGACTCTGCTGTAGAAGCTCTTCTGAAGATGTTTCGCGAAGGCAACCCGGGATCCGTGTGGATATCACAATATGATCAACCAGGGCAGGACATAACATCAATCTTGAATGAAGCCTACCAGCCACTAGAAAAACTTTTACTCCCCAGAGGTTCTTAAAGCTTCCAAATTACTactaaataacataatattgatTTCATATAAAACTAGGATATTGCTAgaaaaatatctaaaattaaAGCATTCGTTAGTAGAGAGCAAAGGTTATTTGGTGGAATAATTCCCAATAATTCATGGACcaaattagtaattattaaattaaatatgtatGGCGTAGaaagataaatattaaaaaagatttattggttgataaaatctttaaaatacttttttaaattaaatattaatgtaCGTCATATCtcctaactaataataattatgtttacaGTCCCTATAACCACATCCCCGACACTCCATACAAGCGAACTTGATTTAACTACTTATTACTATCGGAACACCAGTCTGTCCATACACGATTTGTGTGAGTGGGTAATGGTAGGGTTgagctgtacccgtagtacaagattttacgtctcaccaaacgaaaccaaattcgagagtcgaaatatttccgcgttacagtaaaatggacctaaacagccttgaattgaagtcaaatattcaatgccactgattttaatttcgcaatgtttccgcttggagcgctggctgtagaagtgtagacaaacttgagctttaaaacaaggcatttaagatccagtttactgtaacgcggaagtatttcgactctcgaatttggtttggtttggtgagacgtaaaatcttgtactacgggtactgaacgaAACCAATCGAGCGGAACAAGTAAAATATTCCCGATCGAGACGTGAAAAATCCATTTACGTAGGCGTGCTACGACCTATGCTACGAACGTGGAAAGCTCCGCTGCGTTTGCTACGACTTCTGTAAACTTTTTGATTACTAAGTCAAatctacagtacccgtagtacaagattttacgtcacaccaaaccaaaccaaattcgagagtcgaaatacttccgcgttacagtaaactggttcttaaatgccttgttttaaagctcaagtttgtctacacttctacagccagcgctccaagcggaaacattgcgaaattaaaatcagtggcattgaatatttgacttcaattcaaggctgtttaggtccattttactgtaacgcggaagtatttcgactctcgaatttggtttcgtttggtgagacgtaaaatcttgtactacgggtacagatacacgaaaatatattatgtctgtctcttaaatgtatattatgtactaattttataaaacaataTGTTCAAATTAATTACATTCATATATGACCAAAATGAGTTTTGTaggttgttttaaaaataaaacggaAAACAGTTTGAGAGAGATGTTGCATGTATGGAACtcagtttatttttgtaaatattatgtatgtaatagGTGAAACCACAATAAAGCACGCAAATATAAAAGAATAAATCTACTGACAGTTACTAATTTATAGCTCAAACAGTTGGTTTTAAAAACTAAAGATTTTGAAtgtaggttttctttataacgcttactaaaaataaagttttttcagaaattccaccagGGCGGGTAagctagtattttttaaatcatgtgTATACTAGCGTTCGgttgcaatcagacttgctggcaagtgatgatgcagccaacAGAGCGCGCTGTGATTTGAAGGTACCCCTTTTTCCGGTGGGAGGTTACGGCCATGACTAGGTTACCACCCAATAAGCTAAgctgtgctgccaagcgatttagtgtatCAGTATGGTATCGTGTAGAACACTAGAAACCGtttaggggtatgggtttaatcaTACGACCACTCCCCTTCTTAGTAAACCCatttctatcttagactgcatcatcactgcactattaaaagtggaggggtaAACTGATGCcgaaagggcgttccatatctaataaataaagttataataaaaaatgaaacgTCCGTACGTCTGTAAAACGTGCACATCGATTGGTGCGACGGGCCGGCGCCGTTGAAAGTGCCGCGTGACGTCACACGTATCGACCGCCCGCCCACGAGCGCGCATGCGTCTGTCTAACCGTACGCTTACACTAACGACAAGTCGTTCGACAAAAAATTACTACACAAAAAACTAATTGTTattatcttattattatttgtgcATTTCCTTTTTCACTAGTCCGTTTAAAAAGTTGCatactggggccgattcccttgtacacaatcactaaactaaattaacaggtttaaatctagtgctatccttttctgcaagcaactttatggaagggatagcaatagatttagacgtgccattttagtttagtttagagattgtgtacaacggaattagccacattatatcTATTTCTGACCTCCTTCTCTTGTCGCGATATTTGTCTGCAAGGCAAAAAGTTTCTATGCAAAAAGTCTCAAACCTACGTCAAAGCCCGAATGCCATTGGTCGCCAGCTGGCTCGCGGTAGTGGGATTGACAGTGTTACATGGATGGAGTTTGTGAAAAGCCGTCCTTACAAAGCTATCGTAGAAACAAAGGGTTGGTATGAGGTTTCTTTCGAGGCATACCTTTTGTTGAATATCtggttttgttttgaaaagaATTTGTAAGAGATGACTTTTAAATAttctcaaaaataataaaaaataaacattttagtttttgtttcCAG of the Maniola hyperantus chromosome 19, iAphHyp1.2, whole genome shotgun sequence genome contains:
- the LOC117991459 gene encoding 15-hydroxyprostaglandin dehydrogenase [NAD(+)]-like, with protein sequence MAKEGKTEGKNVLITGGASGLGAAYAEAFLKYGAENIAILDVSEVGKLYADKLNETYKNKVIFVKCDVSKEEEIQNSFQEVLAAFKRIDVIINNAGIMNDSIDAWRTASDVNWQGVVSFTRKGIGHMRKDEDKLGGTIINISSVAAVVRMQHLPVYSGSKAAVLHFSRCISSPTFYDSTGVRILTISFGPTATALMSNLASRFFDQKFANLFFTRNPNPPFQRIDSAVEALLKMFREGNPGSVWISQYDQPGQDITSILNEAYQPLEKLLLPRGPTTLFRNEKIRRRTKVSDIVQTISKLKWQ